Proteins encoded together in one Riemerella anatipestifer window:
- the dnaA gene encoding chromosomal replication initiator protein DnaA, whose protein sequence is MEQDLFIIWDRCLQFMKDNLNAMEQGDAMGKLGSSFHLLFDRVQPISLVNNNLTIGVPSDFYKEYIEENYLPLLSAALRKNIGKGVKLWYSVLDKKSQENQQVQQPTAHIKGMSTPAPKPQEIMPPSLSGKIQNPLVVPGLKKISVESNLNPVHSFDNFVEGESNKFAFSAAKIIAKRPGETSFNPMFIYGGVGVGKTHIAQAIGLEIKNTYPDKVVHYLSSEKFIQQFIKAANSNRGNANSREDFANFYKMLDVLIVDDIQFLSGKKATQDSFFHIFDYLHQNGKQIILTSDKAPADIMDIEERVVSRFKWGLTAEIKSPDYDTRRKIIVDKLHRDGIVLSEDMIDFLAGEVQSNVRELIGVINAVIAYSTIYKSDLTLDLLKETINKISANQKKVISIPYIQEVVCDYFGIKREQLLSKTRKRDIALPRQLAMYFAKEFTDATFTKIGEEMGGKDHSTVMYACDTVKNTAEVDKQMRKYIKELKEKIRK, encoded by the coding sequence ATGGAGCAAGATTTATTCATTATTTGGGATAGATGCCTACAATTTATGAAGGATAATCTTAATGCTATGGAGCAAGGAGATGCTATGGGTAAACTAGGCAGCTCATTCCATTTGTTGTTTGATAGAGTACAGCCAATATCATTAGTTAATAACAATTTGACCATAGGTGTTCCTAGTGATTTTTATAAAGAATACATAGAGGAAAACTATTTGCCATTATTGTCAGCAGCTCTTAGAAAAAATATAGGTAAAGGTGTTAAGTTGTGGTATTCTGTACTAGATAAAAAATCTCAAGAAAATCAACAGGTACAGCAGCCAACTGCTCATATAAAAGGTATGAGTACACCAGCACCAAAACCACAGGAAATTATGCCACCGTCTTTGTCTGGTAAGATACAAAATCCTTTGGTAGTACCTGGTTTAAAAAAGATAAGTGTAGAGTCTAATCTCAATCCAGTACATTCATTTGATAATTTTGTGGAGGGAGAAAGTAATAAGTTCGCTTTTTCTGCTGCTAAAATTATAGCCAAAAGACCTGGAGAAACTTCTTTTAACCCAATGTTTATCTATGGTGGTGTTGGAGTAGGGAAGACACATATTGCCCAAGCAATTGGTTTAGAAATCAAAAATACATATCCAGATAAAGTTGTACATTATTTATCATCTGAGAAATTTATACAACAGTTTATAAAGGCGGCTAACTCTAACAGAGGTAATGCTAATAGCAGAGAAGACTTTGCTAACTTCTATAAGATGTTAGATGTACTTATTGTAGATGATATTCAGTTTTTATCTGGTAAAAAAGCAACACAAGACTCATTCTTCCATATTTTTGACTATTTGCACCAAAATGGAAAGCAAATTATCCTTACTTCGGATAAAGCTCCAGCAGATATTATGGATATTGAGGAGCGAGTAGTATCTCGTTTCAAATGGGGACTTACGGCAGAAATTAAATCACCTGATTACGATACTAGAAGAAAAATTATAGTGGATAAACTCCATAGAGATGGTATTGTTCTTAGTGAGGATATGATAGACTTCTTAGCGGGTGAGGTACAATCTAATGTTAGAGAGTTGATTGGTGTTATCAATGCAGTTATTGCTTATTCTACTATTTATAAGTCTGATTTAACTTTAGACTTATTGAAGGAGACAATCAATAAAATATCAGCTAACCAAAAGAAAGTTATTAGTATTCCTTACATTCAAGAAGTGGTTTGTGATTATTTTGGTATCAAGAGAGAGCAATTATTATCTAAAACTAGAAAGAGAGATATTGCATTACCAAGACAGTTGGCTATGTATTTCGCAAAGGAATTTACAGATGCAACCTTTACGAAGATAGGTGAGGAAATGGGAGGTAAAGACCATTCTACGGTAATGTATGCTTGTGATACGGTTAAAAATACGGCAGAGGTAGATAAACAAATGCGAAAGTACATAAAAGAATTGAAGGAGAAAATAAGAAAATAA
- a CDS encoding low molecular weight protein-tyrosine-phosphatase, whose translation MKILMLCLGNICRSPLAEGILRAKISEEYFIDSAGTSAYHEGAEADPRSIQTADFYGIDINGHRSRPLVKEDFEIFDRIYCMDKQNYKDAMALAENEEQRQKLVLILENNAEVPDPYYGGVGGFEKVYHMLDKACDRIFWNLI comes from the coding sequence ATGAAAATTTTAATGCTTTGTTTGGGTAATATATGCAGAAGTCCTTTAGCAGAAGGTATTCTAAGGGCTAAAATATCAGAAGAGTATTTTATAGATTCAGCAGGGACAAGTGCTTATCATGAAGGAGCTGAGGCAGATCCAAGATCTATCCAGACTGCCGATTTTTACGGTATTGATATTAACGGTCATAGATCTCGCCCTTTAGTGAAGGAAGATTTTGAAATTTTTGACCGAATTTACTGTATGGATAAGCAAAACTACAAAGATGCTATGGCTTTAGCAGAAAATGAGGAGCAACGCCAAAAACTAGTACTTATTCTAGAAAATAATGCCGAAGTACCAGACCCTTATTATGGTGGTGTAGGTGGCTTTGAAAAGGTGTATCATATGTTGGATAAAGCTTGTGATAGAATATTTTGGAACTTAATTTAA